One stretch of Arachis hypogaea cultivar Tifrunner chromosome 20, arahy.Tifrunner.gnm2.J5K5, whole genome shotgun sequence DNA includes these proteins:
- the LOC112734964 gene encoding uncharacterized protein translates to MDQARSEDSAEVLDNVVGEGVATDAGDGSELVERDDVVGENGTSDLGLNTELEEEEETRVVKDQETADLQKISDTLCGVEQGTSYSSRNLVSGEVVLETCVVIDPPAQIEHVHGKSKSKANESGLSKLAMKAPKAVSETDKNSCAIDINKEFSENLEGEMICRICHLASGQPIEAMMVGTANNETSTDLIQLGCACKDELGIAHSHCAEAWFKLKGSRLCEICGETAKNVSESQVINHSFMEEWNESRFIDGGNSTSTGFFGRCWRGQPFCNFLMACLVIAFVLPWFFRVNMF, encoded by the exons ATGGATCAGGCAAGAAGCGAAGACAGTGCTGAGGTGTTGGATAATGTAGTTGGAGAAGGAGTTGCAACTGATGCAGGAGATGGTAGTGAATTGGTTGAGAGAGATGATGTAGTTGGAGAAAATGGAACTTCAGATCTGGGTTTGAATACGGAgctagaggaggaggaggagactcGAGTGGTTAAGGATCAGGAAACAGCTGACTTGCAAAAAATCAGTGATACATTGTGTGGGGTTGAGCAAGGAACTAGTTATAGCTCAAGAAATTTGGTCAGTGGGGAGGTTGTACTTGAGACCTGTGTTGTAATAGATCCTCCTGCTCAGATCGAGCATGTCCATGGAAAATCGAAATCAAAAGCCAATGAATCAGGGTTGAGCAAGCTAGCCATGAAAGCACCAAAGGCAGTGTCTGAGACAGATAAAAATTCATGTGCAATTGATATAAACAAAGAGTTTAGTGAGAACTTGGAAGGTGAAATGATTTGTAGAATTTGTCATCTGGCATCAGGGCAACCAATAGAAGCAATGATGGTTGGGACTGCAAACAATGAAACTAGTACAGATTTGATTCAACTTGGTTGTGCATGTAAGGATGAGCTAGGCATTGCACACAGTCATTGTGCTGAGGCATGGTTCAAGCTTAAAGGAAGCAG GTTGTGTGAAATATGTGGAGAGACTGCAAAAAATGTTTCAGAATCACAGGTTATCAATCATTCATTTATGGAAGAGTGGAACGAAAGTAGGTTCATCGACGGTGGTAATAGTACCTCAACCGGCTTCTTTGGAAGATGCTGGCGTGGACAGCCATTCTGTAACTTTTTGATGGCATGCTTGGTAATAGCTTTCGTTCTACCATGGTTCTTCCGTGTAAATATGTtctag
- the LOC112734966 gene encoding receptor-like protein 51 produces the protein MEPSQPIPLLLLILLFFPSIIISSSSPPLPQTPSPSPKTSPSSSKPSPSPKPSPFSKPSSPSPTSSPLPSPKASTSPSSPSSSSSSSSPLDPKQLRALESLNIPTSKNPCSPTPLHNTTTCDNSKPFRHIISLRLSNCSSYVSLSSTALKSLSPTLQTLHLLNCPHRISGVSLSHLSNLTDLSLSNVQIKASGPYVILAHMNKLKTLTISNANLTGFLPKHVHSNLTHIDLSGNQLKGSIPPSITMLDSLETLNLSSNGFKGEIPSSIGDLISLKNLSLASNSFSGSIPDSISAIPELIHMDLSSNKLNGTIPKFISEMKSLKYLNLANNNFRGVVPFNSSFMKRLQVIKVGGNSELCYNHTLFSSKLKLGIAPCDKYGMPMSPPPSKDSSSSEDDSSDDDYDDDDDTSHKKEHHHGPNKVVLGVAIALSSIVFLIVFLILCSKCCR, from the coding sequence ATGGAACCATCACAACCAATTCCATTACTTCTTCTCATTCTCCTGTTTTTCCCCTCCATTATCATCTCATCATCCTCTCCACCACTCCCTCAAACACCCTCACCTTCCCCTAAAACTTCACCCTCTTCTTCTAAGCCATCACCTTCCCCCAAACCTTCACCCTTCTCTAAACCATCCTCACCCTCACCCACATCTTCACCATTACCCTCACCAAAGGCATCTACTTCACCTTCATCTccctcatcctcatcctcatcctcatcaccCCTTGATCCAAAGCAACTGAGGGCACTCGAGTCCCTCAACATCCCAACCTCAAAGAACCCATGTTCCCCAACACCACTTCACAACACAACCACCTGCGACAACTCGAAACCCTTCCGACACATCATCTCCCTCCGCCTCTCAAACTGCTCAAGCTACGTTTCACTCTCATCCACAGCACTCAAATCCCTCTCACCAACACTCCAAACCCTTCACCTCCTCAATTGCCCCCACAGAATCTCCGGCGTCTCCCTCTCCCACCTCTCAAACCTCACcgatctctctctctccaatGTCCAAATCAAGGCCTCAGGTCCCTACGTCATTCTTGCCCACATGAACAAGCTCAAAACTTTAACCATTTCCAATGCTAATCTCACTGGTTTTCTTCCAAAGCACGTCCATTCCAACCTTACCCACATCGATTTGTCCGGTAACCAGCTCAAGGGTAGCATTCCGCCTTCCATTACCATGCTTGATAGCCTTGAAACTTTGAATCTTTCTTCCAATGGGTTCAAGGGTGAGATACCCTCTTCCATTGGTGACTTGATTTCATTGAAAAATCTCTCTTTGGCCTCAAATTCATTCTCTGGGTCAATCCCAGATTCTATATCAGCTATACCAGAGTTGATTCACATGGATCTGAGTTCAAACAAGCTCAACGGTACAATTCCAAAGTTCATATCTGAGATGAAGAGCCTCAAGTACTTGAATCTTGCAAACAACAACTTTCGTGGGGTTGTACCTTTCAACTCCAGTTTCATGAAGAGGTTGCAAGTGATTAAGGTTGGTGGGAACAGCGAATTGTGTTACAATCACACACTTTTCTCTTCAAAATTGAAGCTTGGGATTGCTCCCTGTGATAAGTATGGGATGCCAATGTCTCCTCCACCATCAaaggattcttcttcttctgaggATGATAGCagtgatgatgattatgatgacgatgatgataccAGTCACAAGAAAGAGCACCATCATGGTCCTAACAAGGTGGTTCTTGGTGTCGCCATTGCTCTTTCTTCCATTGTTTTCCTCATTGTTTTCCTGATCTTGTGCTCAAAGTGCTGTCGGTGA